The DNA segment GGCTATATGGCCTCTTCGGCGATGAGGAGTCGGTCTGGCAGTTTGTGCTGATGAAGATCGAGTTCGTCATCGTTGTATCGATCGTCTTCACCCTTGCATACTGGGTCGAGGATGCGGACCCCGGCGCCGATCTGCAACCGGAGGGCGACGCGGCCGGGTGACGTCGACGACGGCCCGAAGCCCGAGCGCGACCCGCGCGACTGGTGCATTTGTCATCGTGATACCCCGCCGTCGCCGGGTGCTCCCGATTGTGCCGACAGGCATGAGATCGCCTGCGCCGACCCGATGTACTTGCACGATTCTGCTGGCACGAAACCGTCGTTTCCGTGCAACCCCGCAAGCATCCCGTGCTTTCAGCAGGTCAAGAGTCCCGACCTTTCGGCAGGGGCTTTCTCTGAGGTGGCGGAGGAATCGAACCGTGTTCTTGATCGTTTCGGGGCGACCTGATATCAGCTCGCGACTGCCTGATGAGGCGGCAGAATTTATCCCACCTGAAACAATTCAACACGAAAGAAGCCCGTCCGCCTCGACGGCGAACGGGCTCTCTGTTCGTATAGACGCGCGAGGCGTCGACCAGGAGGCCTCTATGGAAGAAGCACGGCTCCGATGATGTGAATCACACCGTTGCTGGCGGGCACGTCAGTGCCGACGAACGGTGCAGCACCGCCGTTGGCATCCACGAGTGACGGGCCAGAAGCATCGGGATACGTGAAGCCGCCGTTGACCATTTCAATCTGCTTCTTGTTGAGGACCGGCCGCGAGAACTGACGACCCTCCTTCAGGTGATACAGGAGGATGTTCGTGAGCGCGGCCACGTCATCGTCCTCGGGAAAAGCAGCGGCAACGTTGTCGGCATTCAGACCGATCGCAGCGAAGGCGGCGTCCGTCGGGGCGAATACTGTGACCTGCTCAAACGCGTCGAGTGCCTCTACGAGGCCGGCGTGGCTCAGCGCAGCAATTAGTGTTGAGAACTCACCCGAGTCGGCGTTAACGGCCAGGGCGGTTTCGACAACGGTCAGCGTCTGCTGACCGGCTGCCCGGTCGCGCTTGCCGAGGCTGTCGTCAGCCGCAGACGGCGAGTCAACGAGAGAGTCAGAGCATCCGGCCAGAAGGAAAGCAGATGCGACCAGGAGTGTACTAAGACGATTAATCATGGCGATCAGGGGGTTGGATGTGCCGTATGAACGTTTCTGCGACACGGTTAAACTTAAAACGCAGTCAGGGCATAACACTAAAGTTGTTCAACTGCTCCACGCACCCATTATACTCCAATCGACCAAAACGTTCAAATCGTTCTGTGTGAATGGGTTGTGAAAGCTGCGATCAGGCAGTATTCCAAGAGTGGATCAACATGGCGGTAGCACGGCCGGAGGACTACGGTGCACGATACACGCGGGATAGGCGCTACGAATACCCTCGAGGGAATCTCTGTTCGGTATGACTGACGCCGTGACGCTGCAGCCCGCTTCACGGATCGCTACCGGGTTGGGCCCCTCCAGTCAGCCCGGCCACCAGGTGATCTTTCGCTGTGCACTACTGGCCTCAGCCTGGCTTCCGCGCCCTGCCCGGACTAAAGGGCGACGGCGCGTCCCGTCCGAACGCTCTCGTAGATCGCGTCGATGACACGCATGTCGCGCAGTCCCTCGTAGCCATCAACACTCGATTCGTGTCCGTGGATGATGCTGTCGGCTACGCCGTCCATGTGCCGTGCCTGCTGGTTGATCTGCGGAAAGTTCATGGGGCCCTCCGACGTCCGTCCCTTAATCCCGCCATACCCGTAGGCAGGTCGCAGTTCCACCCATCCGTTCTCGGCCGACGCGTAGAGTCGCTCCTCGTAGGCCGCGTAGGTCGTCGCGCACGTGGCGATGCAACCACTCGGAAATGTCATCTGCCACGCGATGGTCTCGTCGACTTCCGCGAATTTCTCGGGGTCCGTCTTAAACTCCTGCGCCGTCACCTGCACGGGCTCTTCTCCGGTGACATACCGCGCGGCCTGCAGGGCGTAGATGCCCACGTCCATCAGGGCGCCCCCGCCCGCCAGCGACTTCTTGAGCCGCCACTGGTTCGGGTTGCCGAGTCGGAAGCCGAACGCCGTCTGCACGTACTTGATCGCACCGTAGACTCGTTCCTGCCCGATCCGCATTGTCTCAAGATTATGCGGCTCGAAGTGCAGTCGGTAGCCGATGTAAAGCCTTCTGTCGACGGCTTCGCACGCGTCGATCATCGTTTGCGCCTCTGCTGCCGAGACGGCCATCGGCTTCTCGCAGATCACATGCTTACCGGCCTCTGCCGCCCGGATGGTGAACTCCGCATGCATGCTGTTCGGCAGCACGACATAGACGATATCGATCGCGTCGTCGTCGACAATACGGTCGAACGTCTCGTAGTCGTATACGTGGCCTTCGAGTTCGGGATGTTGCTGCATCCACCGGTCCGCCTTGGAGGGCGTGCCGGTCACGATGCCCGCGAGCTTGCACAAACGGGTTTCTTCGAGAGCGGGTGCGAGTTGGCGAGTCGAGTAGCGGCCGAGTCCCACGAGTGCGATGCCAAGCTTCTCCTCATCGGAGCGTTCATGGACCGCCGCCGGAGATACAGCCTGTTGTTCACGGCCGCACAACACAGGCCCAAGACCCAGCGCCGCCGCTGCCATCTTGTTGAAGTGTCGGCGGGATATGTGCGAGGCGGGAGGGTCGGGAATACGATTCATGGCGATGACGAAGTTTGGCTGGATCAAACTTACTCAATCGCTACGCGGCGCGTCAGTCGTCCAGTGTGCGCTCAATTTCAGGAATGTCGCGTGTATGTGCAGAACGTCGCGCCACAGCTTGCCCGTAGGCAGGGGAGCTTCTGGGACCGGATCTGAATTTGCGGCAGGGTCGGCCAAACGAAGTCGTGCAGACTCCCCCTGACGGCCAGGGTAACCATTTCCTGCTTGGCGTGGGGAATCTCTCTGCGTACAATGTCCGCGTGATCGGGTGGCACAACGGGAACCGAAAACGTCATGCTCGTGCAGAAGATCGGCAAACAGACGATCGGTGTGCTAGCTGTCCTGCTACTTCCGCTTTGTGGCACGGCGCAGCCAGTAATTAACGTGGTGCCGAGTCCGGTCTTGTTCGGCAACCGCCCGGGTGCGGAAAACTACACAGAGATCATTAATCGCGGCAACGAGTCGCTGACCATCGACAGCTTGCGATTTGGGATAACATTCCCGTATGGCTGGGTGCTGGACCTCGTCCTCCCGGACACAACATTTGATGTCTCTTTCGCATTTGGCGTCTTGGACTATCCTCACCCATTCCCTGACATCTCCATCGCTGCCGGAGACACGGCAACTGTTCGCTTGATTGGGTGGGACCCGTGCTTGGTGTGCAAGGCGAGCGACCATTTCGCACGGCCCGTGCTGGACACGCCGTTCGTGTTTAGCAACGATCCGGTCGTATCTAGCGTGGCCGTTCCTATCGATTTCACGTTCTACGTGGGCGTCGATCCTACGACAGACCCGCGTGGCCGAAGTACGCTGGTGGTATTCCCGAATCCGGCCGCGTCCATAATTACAATCCACGTCCCGTCGATATTCACAGGGCAAACGAGAATAAAGGTCTTCGATCTAGTCGGCAGAATGGTTGGACAGGACGACATTCCTGCATCGGAGACGCAGACCTCGATCAATGTGGCCGGCTGGCATTCCGGCGCCTACGCAGTGCAGGCAACGAACGGCGAGCGAGTTACACGAACCACGTTCGTGGTTGCGAAGTGATGCGTACCGTAGCGCTCATATTTTCTCTGGGTATTGCGGTCTCCGCCACCGCACAGGACGTGATCCCGGACACGCTCGACGCCAGACGCTACCATCCCCTTGAAGTGCGCAACGAGTGGCATTGGACGACTACAGATTTTCTGTTCCCGGTGCCATCGTACGAGCGGGCCACTGTCGTTGGAGATACCATCGCAAATAATCGGAAGTATTTCGTCTGCGTACGGGAGTTCTTCGATGCGTCGTTCACGCTTGTACGTACGTTCCGTAGCTACCTACGTTA comes from the Rhodothermales bacterium genome and includes:
- a CDS encoding fasciclin domain-containing protein codes for the protein MINRLSTLLVASAFLLAGCSDSLVDSPSAADDSLGKRDRAAGQQTLTVVETALAVNADSGEFSTLIAALSHAGLVEALDAFEQVTVFAPTDAAFAAIGLNADNVAAAFPEDDDVAALTNILLYHLKEGRQFSRPVLNKKQIEMVNGGFTYPDASGPSLVDANGGAAPFVGTDVPASNGVIHIIGAVLLP
- a CDS encoding Gfo/Idh/MocA family oxidoreductase, whose amino-acid sequence is MNRIPDPPASHISRRHFNKMAAAALGLGPVLCGREQQAVSPAAVHERSDEEKLGIALVGLGRYSTRQLAPALEETRLCKLAGIVTGTPSKADRWMQQHPELEGHVYDYETFDRIVDDDAIDIVYVVLPNSMHAEFTIRAAEAGKHVICEKPMAVSAAEAQTMIDACEAVDRRLYIGYRLHFEPHNLETMRIGQERVYGAIKYVQTAFGFRLGNPNQWRLKKSLAGGGALMDVGIYALQAARYVTGEEPVQVTAQEFKTDPEKFAEVDETIAWQMTFPSGCIATCATTYAAYEERLYASAENGWVELRPAYGYGGIKGRTSEGPMNFPQINQQARHMDGVADSIIHGHESSVDGYEGLRDMRVIDAIYESVRTGRAVAL
- a CDS encoding T9SS type A sorting domain-containing protein, which produces MLVQKIGKQTIGVLAVLLLPLCGTAQPVINVVPSPVLFGNRPGAENYTEIINRGNESLTIDSLRFGITFPYGWVLDLVLPDTTFDVSFAFGVLDYPHPFPDISIAAGDTATVRLIGWDPCLVCKASDHFARPVLDTPFVFSNDPVVSSVAVPIDFTFYVGVDPTTDPRGRSTLVVFPNPAASIITIHVPSIFTGQTRIKVFDLVGRMVGQDDIPASETQTSINVAGWHSGAYAVQATNGERVTRTTFVVAK